The following are encoded in a window of Arvicanthis niloticus isolate mArvNil1 chromosome 1, mArvNil1.pat.X, whole genome shotgun sequence genomic DNA:
- the Mrgprf gene encoding mas-related G-protein coupled receptor member F isoform X1, with product MAGNCSWEAHSTNQNKMCPDVSEALELYSRGFLTIEQIATLPPPAVTNYIFLLLCLCGLVGNGLVLWFFGFSIKRTPFSIYFLHLASADGMYLFSKAVIALLNMGTFLGSFPDYVRRVSRIVGLCTFFAGVSLLPAISIERSVSVIFPTWYWRRRPKRLSAGVCALLWMLSFLVTSIHNYFCMFLGHEASGTACRNMDISLGILLFFLFCPLMVLPCLALILHVECRARRRQRSAKLNHVVLAIVSVFLVSSIYLGIDWFLFWVFQIPAPFPEYVTDLCICINSSAKPIVYFLAGRDKSQRLWEPLRVVFQRALRDGAEPGDAASSTPNTVTMEMQCPSGNAS from the exons ATGGCTGGAAACTGCTCGTGGGAGGCTCACTCCACCAACCAGAACAAG ATGTGCCCTGATGTGAGCGAGGCTCTGGAGCTCTACAGCAGAGGCTTCCTGACCATTGAACAGATTGCCACGCTCCCTCCGCCAGCGGTCACGAACTACATCTTCCTGCTGCTTTGCCTGTGTGGCCTGGTGGGAAACGGGCTGGTCCTCTGGTTTTTCGGCTTCTCCATCAAGAGGACCCCCTTCTCCATCTACTTCCTGCACCTGGCCAGCGCCGATGGGATGTACCTCTTCAGCAAGGCCGTGATTGCTCTCCTGAACATGGGGACCTTCCTGGGCTCCTTCCCCGACTACGTTCGAAGAGTGTCCCGGATTGTGGGGCTCTGCACGTTCTTCGCAGGCGTGAGCCTCTTGCCGGCCATTAGCATCGAACGATCTGTGTCCGTCATCTTTCCCACCTGGTACTGGCGTCGGAGGCCCAAGCGCCTGTCCGCTGGGGTCTGCGCCCTGCTCTGGATGCTGTCCTTCCTGGTTACCAGTATCCACAACTACTTCTGTATGTTCCTGGGCCACGAGGCCTCTGGTACAGCCTGCCGCAACATGGACATCTCCCTGGGCATCttgctgttctttctcttctgcccACTCATGGTACTCCCCTGCCTGGCACTCATCCTGCACGTAGAGTGCCGGGCACGGCGCCGCCAGCGCTCTGCCAAGCTCAATCACGTGGTTCTGGCcattgtctctgtcttccttgtATCATCCATCTACTTGGGAATTGACTGGTTCCTCTTCTGGGTCTTTCAGATCCCAGCGCCCTTCCCCGAGTACGTCACTGACTTGTGTATCTGCATCAATAGCAGTGCCAAGCCCATCGTCTACTTCCTGGCTGGGAGAGATAAGTCACAGCGCCTATGGGAACCTCTCAGGGTGGTCTTCCAGCGTGCTCTCCGGGATGGTGCCGAGCCAGGGGACGCTGCTAGCAGCACACCCAACACGGTCACCATGGAGATGCAGTGCCCCTCTGGGAACGCATCATGA
- the Mrgprf gene encoding mas-related G-protein coupled receptor member F isoform X2, giving the protein MCPDVSEALELYSRGFLTIEQIATLPPPAVTNYIFLLLCLCGLVGNGLVLWFFGFSIKRTPFSIYFLHLASADGMYLFSKAVIALLNMGTFLGSFPDYVRRVSRIVGLCTFFAGVSLLPAISIERSVSVIFPTWYWRRRPKRLSAGVCALLWMLSFLVTSIHNYFCMFLGHEASGTACRNMDISLGILLFFLFCPLMVLPCLALILHVECRARRRQRSAKLNHVVLAIVSVFLVSSIYLGIDWFLFWVFQIPAPFPEYVTDLCICINSSAKPIVYFLAGRDKSQRLWEPLRVVFQRALRDGAEPGDAASSTPNTVTMEMQCPSGNAS; this is encoded by the coding sequence ATGTGCCCTGATGTGAGCGAGGCTCTGGAGCTCTACAGCAGAGGCTTCCTGACCATTGAACAGATTGCCACGCTCCCTCCGCCAGCGGTCACGAACTACATCTTCCTGCTGCTTTGCCTGTGTGGCCTGGTGGGAAACGGGCTGGTCCTCTGGTTTTTCGGCTTCTCCATCAAGAGGACCCCCTTCTCCATCTACTTCCTGCACCTGGCCAGCGCCGATGGGATGTACCTCTTCAGCAAGGCCGTGATTGCTCTCCTGAACATGGGGACCTTCCTGGGCTCCTTCCCCGACTACGTTCGAAGAGTGTCCCGGATTGTGGGGCTCTGCACGTTCTTCGCAGGCGTGAGCCTCTTGCCGGCCATTAGCATCGAACGATCTGTGTCCGTCATCTTTCCCACCTGGTACTGGCGTCGGAGGCCCAAGCGCCTGTCCGCTGGGGTCTGCGCCCTGCTCTGGATGCTGTCCTTCCTGGTTACCAGTATCCACAACTACTTCTGTATGTTCCTGGGCCACGAGGCCTCTGGTACAGCCTGCCGCAACATGGACATCTCCCTGGGCATCttgctgttctttctcttctgcccACTCATGGTACTCCCCTGCCTGGCACTCATCCTGCACGTAGAGTGCCGGGCACGGCGCCGCCAGCGCTCTGCCAAGCTCAATCACGTGGTTCTGGCcattgtctctgtcttccttgtATCATCCATCTACTTGGGAATTGACTGGTTCCTCTTCTGGGTCTTTCAGATCCCAGCGCCCTTCCCCGAGTACGTCACTGACTTGTGTATCTGCATCAATAGCAGTGCCAAGCCCATCGTCTACTTCCTGGCTGGGAGAGATAAGTCACAGCGCCTATGGGAACCTCTCAGGGTGGTCTTCCAGCGTGCTCTCCGGGATGGTGCCGAGCCAGGGGACGCTGCTAGCAGCACACCCAACACGGTCACCATGGAGATGCAGTGCCCCTCTGGGAACGCATCATGA